A single region of the Kineosporiaceae bacterium SCSIO 59966 genome encodes:
- a CDS encoding MerR family transcriptional regulator, translating to MPSNRPQAAEAPSAPTLTVAAVARRLGVAPATLRTWARRYGLGPSAHTAGAHRRYTPADLTRLMVMRRLTLEGVAPGEAARIAVDTPVDDDTGAALATVTALPAGEPADVQAPADFGRAGGGHVVALPDAGPAARGLARAALALDSRECVRILRAAVEVQGVEPVWDRLVAPVLVALGRRWQETGSGVESEHLLSEAVLAVLHAHTLAQPVRGGATVLLAAAEEEQHVLPVHAVAAALAERGTPSRVLGGRVPRDALAAAVRRSGPAVVLVHASLAVADADQLASLPRMRPAPRLVLAGPGWQDVELPAGLDAVRVTSLGQAVQEIQQSVAG from the coding sequence ATGCCCTCGAACCGGCCGCAGGCCGCCGAGGCACCGTCGGCCCCCACTCTGACCGTCGCTGCCGTCGCCCGCCGTCTCGGCGTCGCCCCGGCCACCCTGCGGACGTGGGCCCGGCGCTACGGGCTCGGCCCGTCCGCGCACACCGCCGGCGCCCACCGCCGGTACACCCCCGCCGACCTGACCCGGCTCATGGTCATGCGCCGGCTCACTCTCGAGGGCGTGGCGCCCGGTGAGGCCGCGCGGATCGCGGTCGACACCCCGGTCGACGACGACACCGGCGCAGCCCTGGCCACCGTGACCGCCCTGCCCGCCGGCGAGCCCGCCGACGTCCAGGCGCCGGCCGACTTCGGCCGCGCCGGCGGCGGCCACGTCGTGGCACTGCCGGACGCCGGTCCCGCCGCCCGGGGCCTGGCCCGCGCCGCCCTCGCCCTGGACTCCCGCGAGTGCGTGCGGATCCTGCGCGCGGCCGTCGAGGTCCAGGGGGTCGAGCCGGTCTGGGACCGCCTCGTCGCACCCGTGCTCGTCGCCCTCGGCCGTCGCTGGCAGGAGACCGGCAGCGGGGTGGAGTCCGAGCACCTGCTGTCCGAGGCCGTGCTCGCCGTGCTGCACGCCCACACCCTCGCCCAGCCGGTCCGCGGCGGGGCCACGGTGCTGCTGGCCGCTGCCGAGGAGGAGCAGCACGTGCTGCCGGTCCACGCCGTCGCCGCCGCGCTGGCCGAGCGTGGCACCCCCTCCCGGGTCCTCGGCGGCCGGGTGCCGCGGGACGCGCTGGCCGCCGCCGTCCGGCGCAGCGGTCCGGCCGTCGTCCTCGTCCACGCCTCGCTCGCGGTCGCTGACGCCGACCAGCTCGCGTCCCTGCCGCGGATGCGTCCGGCGCCGCGGCTGGTCCTCGCCGGGCCGGGCTGGCAGGACGTCGAGCTGCCGGCCGGGCTGGACGCCGTCCGGGTCACCTCCCTCGGCCAGGCCGTCCAGGAGATCCAGCAGTCCGTCGCCGGCTGA
- a CDS encoding response regulator transcription factor produces the protein MATVLVCDDSPTTREALRRAVAEVPGVSRVVGASSGEEVLERWPAERPAVVLMDVRMPGIGGVEATRRLVSRHPEATVVVLTVAEDAEGVAQAVAAGARGYVVKDADREELTAAVLQAVDASRPAVRGRRRLEPEQAPRLTDRELQVLTGMSRGRSNAEIGRDLYLSEDTVKTHARRLFRKLGAADRAQAVAVGFRWGMVR, from the coding sequence GTGGCGACGGTTCTCGTGTGCGACGACTCACCGACGACACGTGAGGCGCTGCGGCGAGCGGTGGCCGAGGTGCCCGGCGTCAGCCGGGTCGTGGGGGCCTCCAGCGGTGAGGAGGTCCTCGAGCGCTGGCCGGCCGAACGGCCTGCGGTCGTCCTCATGGACGTGCGGATGCCCGGCATCGGCGGGGTCGAGGCGACCCGGCGGCTGGTGTCCCGTCACCCCGAGGCGACCGTCGTCGTCCTCACCGTCGCCGAGGACGCCGAGGGCGTCGCCCAGGCGGTCGCCGCAGGCGCCCGCGGGTACGTGGTCAAGGACGCCGACCGTGAGGAGCTCACCGCCGCCGTGCTGCAGGCCGTCGACGCCTCCCGGCCTGCGGTGCGGGGCCGCCGCCGGCTCGAGCCCGAGCAGGCACCACGGCTCACCGACCGGGAGCTGCAGGTGCTCACCGGGATGAGCCGCGGGCGCAGCAACGCCGAGATCGGACGAGACCTCTACCTGTCGGAGGACACCGTGAAGACGCACGCCCGACGGCTGTTCCGCAAGCTCGGCGCCGCGGACCGCGCCCAGGCGGTGGCCGTCGGCTTCCGCTGGGGCATGGTGCGCTGA
- the shbA gene encoding RNA polymerase sigma factor ShbA, translating to MTPVEPPTRLSALAAAATGGDPRATEELGAAVHHLVLRYARGRLGRSAGADQTAQDVAQEVCVAVLTALPGYRHEGRPFEAFVYRIASRRVADVGRAAARAPLLVEHVPDRESPEPGPEGLALQREDADLARELLARLPEQQRELLLLRVVAGLTAEEVGRALGMTAGAVRVAQHRALTRLRALAPAEREAHG from the coding sequence ATCACACCGGTAGAGCCGCCGACGCGGCTCTCCGCGCTCGCCGCCGCCGCGACCGGCGGGGACCCGCGGGCCACCGAGGAGCTCGGCGCCGCCGTCCACCACCTCGTCCTGCGGTACGCCCGCGGGCGCCTGGGCCGTTCGGCGGGCGCGGACCAGACCGCGCAGGACGTCGCCCAGGAGGTGTGCGTGGCCGTGCTCACCGCACTGCCCGGGTACCGGCACGAGGGCCGGCCGTTCGAGGCCTTTGTCTACCGGATCGCCTCCCGCCGGGTCGCCGACGTCGGTCGCGCCGCCGCGCGGGCGCCCCTGCTCGTCGAGCACGTCCCCGACCGGGAGAGCCCGGAGCCGGGCCCGGAGGGGCTGGCTCTGCAGCGCGAGGACGCCGACCTCGCCCGTGAGCTGCTCGCCCGGCTGCCCGAGCAGCAGCGCGAGCTGCTCCTGCTGCGGGTCGTCGCCGGGCTCACCGCCGAGGAGGTGGGGCGCGCCCTGGGGATGACGGCCGGCGCGGTGCGCGTCGCCCAGCACCGGGCGCTGACCCGGCTGCGGGCGCTCGCCCCCGCCGAGCGGGAGGCCCACGGATGA
- the guaB gene encoding IMP dehydrogenase, with product MGGVNDIASATAGADPFGFVGLTYDDVLLLPAQSDVVPSEADTRSRVSRRIEVAVPLLSSAMDTVTESRMAIAMARQGGLGVLHRNLSAQDQAHQVDVVKRSEAGMVTHPVTTRPDATIGEVDALCGRFRISGVPVVDDDGRLVGIITNRDMRFETDPGRPVREVMTPMPLVTAPVGIAPDAAMDLLARNKVEKLPLVDDAGRLRGLITVKDYVKREKYPLATKDEAGRLRVGAAIGIFEDAWKRAMLLVEAGVDVLVVDMAHGHSHAVLEMIARLKAEPAAAHVDVVGGNVATRAAAQALVDAGADGVKVGVGPGSICTTRVVAGVGVPQVTAIHEAAQACRPAGVPVIGDGGLQYSGDIAKALVAGADTVMIGSLLAGCEESPGDLVFINGKQFKSYRGMGSLGAQQTRTGARSFSKDRYFQNDVLSDDQFVPEGVEGQVPYRGPLAAVAHQLVGGLRQSMFYTGSATIAELKERGRFVRITAAGLKESHPHDIQMTVEAPNYGTR from the coding sequence ATCGGCGGGGTGAACGACATCGCGTCCGCGACGGCAGGCGCCGATCCCTTCGGGTTCGTCGGCCTCACCTACGACGACGTGCTGCTGCTGCCGGCCCAGAGCGACGTCGTCCCCAGCGAGGCCGACACCCGCAGCCGGGTGTCCCGCCGGATCGAGGTCGCCGTCCCGCTGCTGTCCAGCGCGATGGACACGGTGACCGAGTCCCGGATGGCGATCGCGATGGCCCGCCAAGGCGGGCTCGGCGTCCTGCACCGCAACCTGTCCGCGCAGGACCAGGCCCACCAGGTCGACGTCGTCAAGCGCTCCGAGGCCGGCATGGTCACCCACCCGGTGACGACCCGGCCGGACGCCACGATCGGCGAGGTGGACGCCCTGTGCGGCCGGTTCCGCATCTCCGGCGTCCCGGTGGTCGACGACGACGGCCGCCTCGTCGGCATCATCACCAACCGCGACATGCGCTTCGAGACCGACCCGGGCCGCCCGGTCCGCGAGGTGATGACGCCGATGCCGCTGGTGACCGCCCCGGTCGGGATCGCCCCGGACGCCGCGATGGACCTGCTGGCCCGCAACAAGGTCGAGAAGCTGCCGCTCGTCGACGACGCCGGCCGGCTTCGCGGCCTCATCACCGTGAAGGACTACGTCAAGCGGGAGAAGTACCCGCTGGCCACCAAGGACGAGGCCGGCCGGCTGCGGGTCGGCGCCGCCATCGGCATCTTCGAGGACGCCTGGAAGCGGGCGATGCTGCTCGTCGAGGCGGGCGTCGACGTCCTCGTCGTCGACATGGCGCACGGCCACTCCCACGCCGTCCTGGAGATGATCGCCCGGCTCAAGGCCGAGCCGGCCGCCGCGCACGTCGACGTCGTCGGCGGCAACGTCGCCACCCGGGCCGCCGCCCAGGCGCTCGTGGACGCCGGCGCGGACGGCGTCAAGGTCGGTGTCGGCCCCGGCTCGATCTGCACCACCCGGGTCGTCGCCGGTGTCGGCGTGCCCCAGGTGACCGCCATCCACGAGGCCGCCCAGGCGTGCCGGCCGGCCGGCGTCCCGGTGATCGGCGACGGCGGGCTGCAGTACTCCGGTGACATCGCCAAGGCCCTCGTCGCCGGCGCCGACACGGTGATGATCGGCTCGCTGCTCGCCGGCTGCGAGGAGAGCCCCGGCGACCTCGTGTTCATCAACGGCAAGCAGTTCAAGTCCTACCGCGGGATGGGCAGCCTCGGCGCGCAGCAGACCCGCACCGGTGCCCGCTCGTTCTCCAAGGACCGCTACTTCCAGAACGACGTCCTCAGCGACGACCAGTTCGTGCCGGAGGGCGTCGAGGGCCAGGTGCCCTACCGGGGACCGCTGGCCGCGGTCGCCCACCAGCTCGTCGGCGGGCTGCGCCAGTCGATGTTCTACACCGGCTCGGCCACCATCGCCGAGCTCAAGGAGCGTGGACGGTTCGTCCGGATCACCGCGGCCGGGCTCAAGGAGTCCCACCCGCACGACATCCAGATGACCGTCGAGGCGCCCAACTACGGCACCCGCTGA
- a CDS encoding GuaB3 family IMP dehydrogenase-related protein has translation MMNEIEIGRGKRGRRAYSFDDVAIVPSRRTRDPEDVSVDWQIDAYHVELPVMAAPMDSVMSPATAVAMGRLGGIGVLDLEGLWTRYEDPEPLLAEIAALDPGSATRRMQEIYSADIDPDLVTRRLGEIRDAGVTVAGALTPQRTQQLWKTVVDAGVDLFVIRGTTVSAEHVSGRAEPLNLKRFIYELDVPVVVGGCATYTAALHLMRTGAAGVLVGFGGGAAHTTRIVTGIHAPMASAVADVAAARRDYMDESGGRYVHVIADGGVGRSGDLVKAVACGADAVMLGAALARATEAPGRGWHWGSEAHHPQLPRGERVRVGTVAPLEEILLGPGRIADGTTNLVGALRRAMATTGYSDLKEFQRVEVVVSPYQPA, from the coding sequence GTGATGAACGAGATCGAGATCGGGCGCGGCAAGCGGGGACGCCGGGCGTACTCCTTCGACGACGTCGCGATCGTGCCGAGCCGGCGCACCCGCGACCCCGAGGACGTCTCGGTCGACTGGCAGATCGACGCCTACCACGTCGAGCTGCCCGTGATGGCCGCGCCGATGGACTCGGTGATGTCGCCGGCCACCGCGGTGGCGATGGGCCGCCTGGGCGGCATCGGCGTCCTGGACCTCGAGGGCCTGTGGACCCGCTACGAGGACCCCGAGCCGCTGCTCGCCGAGATCGCCGCACTCGACCCGGGCTCCGCGACCCGGCGGATGCAGGAGATCTACTCCGCGGACATCGACCCCGACCTCGTCACCCGGCGGCTCGGGGAGATCCGCGACGCCGGTGTCACCGTCGCCGGCGCGCTCACCCCGCAGCGCACCCAGCAGCTGTGGAAGACGGTCGTCGACGCCGGCGTCGACCTCTTCGTCATCCGCGGCACCACCGTCTCGGCCGAGCACGTCTCCGGGCGCGCGGAGCCGCTGAACCTCAAGCGGTTCATCTACGAGCTCGACGTCCCGGTGGTCGTCGGCGGCTGCGCCACGTACACCGCGGCCCTGCACCTCATGCGGACCGGTGCGGCCGGCGTCCTCGTCGGCTTCGGCGGCGGCGCGGCGCACACGACCCGCATCGTCACCGGCATCCACGCGCCGATGGCCAGCGCCGTCGCCGACGTCGCCGCAGCCCGCCGCGACTACATGGACGAGTCCGGCGGCCGGTACGTGCACGTCATCGCCGACGGCGGCGTGGGCCGCTCCGGTGACCTGGTCAAGGCCGTCGCCTGCGGCGCGGACGCCGTCATGCTCGGCGCCGCGCTCGCCCGCGCCACCGAGGCCCCCGGCCGCGGGTGGCACTGGGGCAGCGAGGCCCACCACCCGCAGCTCCCCCGCGGGGAGCGGGTCCGGGTGGGCACGGTCGCGCCCCTGGAGGAGATCCTGCTGGGCCCGGGCCGGATCGCCGACGGCACCACGAACCTCGTCGGCGCGCTGCGCCGGGCGATGGCTACCACCGGGTACTCCGACCTCAAGGAGTTCCAGCGGGTCGAGGTCGTCGTCTCCCCCTACCAGCCGGCATGA
- a CDS encoding glycerol-3-phosphate dehydrogenase/oxidase — MTRPGRFPRPLVTGAPVALGPAEREQALAAMAAEELDVLVVGGGVVGAGSALDAATRGLTTGLVEARDWASGTSSRSSKLIHGGLRYLEMLDFGLVREALAERALLLQRIAPHLVRPVPFLYPLTHRVWERPYVGAGLVLYDTLGLTSGASRGVPGHRHLTRRGALREAPALRRDSLVGALQYYDAQVDDARHTLAVVRTAASYGAHVANRARVVGFLREGERVVGARVRDLESGRELDVRARQVVNATGVWTDETQAMVGERGQFEVRASKGIHLVVPRDRIRSRTGIILRTATSVLFVIPWGRHWVIGTTDTDWHLDKAHPAASSRDIDYLLGHVNRVLVTPLTREDVEGVYAGLRPLLAGESEETSALSREHVVAHPVPGLVVVAGGKYTTYRVMARDAVDEVARSLDFRVAASCTDRIPLVGAQGYAAAWNARRRTAEAAGLHVARIEHLLQRHGALTPEVLALVADDPTLGEPLTGAEDYLAAEVVYAVSHEGARHLDDVLTRRLRVSIETWDRGTAAAPVAAALMGRVLGWSDEQRDKEVSHYLARVEAERLSQQQPDDETADSARLGAPEIVPLV; from the coding sequence ATGACCCGCCCCGGCAGGTTCCCGCGCCCACTGGTCACCGGGGCACCGGTCGCGCTCGGACCGGCCGAGCGCGAGCAGGCGCTCGCCGCGATGGCCGCCGAGGAGCTCGACGTCCTCGTCGTCGGCGGTGGGGTGGTCGGTGCCGGCAGCGCGCTGGACGCCGCCACCCGCGGGCTGACCACCGGGCTGGTCGAGGCGAGGGACTGGGCCAGCGGGACGTCGTCCCGCTCCAGCAAGCTCATCCACGGTGGCCTGCGCTACCTCGAGATGCTCGACTTCGGGCTGGTCCGGGAGGCCCTCGCCGAACGGGCGCTGCTGCTGCAGCGGATCGCCCCGCACCTGGTGCGGCCGGTGCCGTTCCTCTACCCGCTGACGCACCGGGTCTGGGAGCGGCCGTACGTGGGTGCGGGGCTGGTGCTCTACGACACCCTCGGACTCACCTCCGGGGCCTCCCGGGGCGTGCCCGGGCACCGGCACCTGACCCGGCGCGGGGCGCTGCGCGAGGCCCCGGCGCTTCGCCGCGACTCTCTCGTCGGAGCCCTGCAGTACTACGACGCCCAGGTGGACGACGCCCGGCACACGCTGGCCGTCGTCCGCACCGCAGCCTCCTACGGCGCGCACGTCGCGAACCGGGCCCGGGTGGTCGGCTTCCTGCGCGAGGGCGAACGGGTCGTCGGGGCGCGGGTGCGCGACCTCGAGTCCGGCCGGGAGCTCGACGTCCGTGCCCGTCAGGTGGTCAACGCGACCGGGGTGTGGACCGACGAGACCCAGGCGATGGTCGGCGAGCGCGGCCAGTTCGAGGTCCGCGCCTCCAAGGGCATCCACCTCGTCGTCCCACGGGACCGGATCCGGTCCCGCACCGGGATCATCCTGCGGACGGCGACGAGCGTGCTGTTCGTCATCCCCTGGGGCCGGCACTGGGTGATCGGGACCACCGACACCGACTGGCACCTCGACAAGGCGCACCCGGCGGCGTCCAGCCGGGACATCGACTACCTGCTCGGGCACGTGAACCGGGTTCTCGTCACGCCGCTCACCCGCGAGGACGTCGAGGGGGTCTACGCGGGCCTGCGCCCGCTGCTGGCCGGGGAGAGCGAGGAGACCAGCGCCCTGTCCCGCGAGCACGTCGTGGCCCACCCGGTGCCCGGGCTCGTCGTCGTCGCCGGGGGCAAGTACACGACCTACCGGGTGATGGCCCGCGACGCCGTCGACGAGGTCGCCCGCAGCCTCGACTTCCGGGTCGCGGCCAGCTGCACCGACCGCATCCCGCTCGTCGGCGCCCAGGGGTACGCCGCCGCGTGGAACGCCCGGCGGCGCACCGCCGAGGCCGCCGGCCTGCACGTCGCCCGTATCGAGCACCTGCTGCAGCGGCACGGCGCGCTGACCCCCGAGGTGCTCGCCCTCGTCGCCGACGACCCCACGCTCGGCGAGCCGCTCACCGGGGCCGAGGACTACCTGGCCGCCGAGGTGGTCTACGCCGTCAGCCACGAGGGCGCCCGGCACCTCGACGACGTGCTCACCCGCCGGCTACGGGTCTCGATCGAGACCTGGGACCGCGGGACGGCGGCGGCCCCCGTCGCGGCCGCGCTCATGGGCCGGGTCCTCGGCTGGAGCGACGAGCAGCGGGACAAGGAGGTCTCCCACTACCTGGCCCGGGTGGAGGCTGAGCGGCTGAGCCAGCAGCAGCCGGACGACGAGACCGCCGACTCCGCCCGGCTCGGCGCCCCGGAGATCGTGCCGCTCGTGTGA
- a CDS encoding succinate-semialdehyde dehydrogenase (NADP(+)), translating into MLSDTASAPAAPTVPTTHPLHAALDPARVAALLDRVVASPRAERRTTTAPFTGLPLVSVPTSTPQDVANAVEAARRAQRDWAARPVGERAAVLLRLHDLVLEHQGEALDLVQLEAGKARAHAFEEVADIAIVARHYARTGPSLLADARRPGLVPLLSTSTEVRHPKGVVGVIAPWNYPLTLAVSDALPALLAGNAVVVKPDSQTPLSALWAAELLHRAGVPEGVFAVVVGDGATVGGALVDSCDYVCFTGSTATGRRVAEQAARRLVGASLELGGKNSLYVTEDVDVEVAAEGAVRASFASAGQLCVSTERLLVHEAVADRFLEAFLRRVRALRLGPGLDFDADMGSLVSRRQLDAVAAHVDGAVAAGARVLAGGRARPDVGPLFYEPTVLADVPADNPCWVEETFGPVVSVRVVGGDDEAVRVANDTAYGLNASVWVRDLRRGRAIARRLQAGTVNVNEGYLTAWTATGAPMGGMKDSGLGRRHGAEGLLKYTESQTIGVQRMVHRGLGMGRVYDLDGATYTRAMTWGLRALKMLGAR; encoded by the coding sequence ATGTTGAGCGACACGGCGTCGGCCCCGGCCGCGCCCACCGTGCCGACGACCCATCCGCTGCATGCCGCCCTGGACCCGGCCCGGGTAGCCGCACTCCTTGACCGGGTCGTCGCTTCGCCGCGTGCTGAACGGCGCACGACGACTGCACCGTTCACCGGCCTGCCGCTGGTCAGCGTGCCGACATCCACCCCGCAGGACGTCGCGAACGCCGTCGAGGCGGCCCGCCGGGCGCAGCGCGACTGGGCCGCCCGCCCGGTCGGTGAGCGGGCCGCCGTGCTGCTGCGGCTGCACGACCTCGTGCTCGAGCACCAGGGCGAGGCCCTCGACCTGGTGCAGCTGGAGGCGGGCAAGGCCCGGGCGCACGCCTTCGAGGAGGTCGCCGACATCGCGATCGTCGCCCGCCACTACGCCCGGACCGGTCCCTCACTGCTGGCCGATGCCCGCCGGCCTGGGCTGGTGCCGCTGCTGTCGACAAGCACCGAGGTCCGTCACCCCAAGGGTGTGGTCGGGGTGATCGCGCCGTGGAACTACCCGCTGACGCTCGCGGTGTCCGACGCGCTACCGGCGCTGCTCGCCGGCAACGCGGTCGTCGTGAAGCCGGACAGCCAGACGCCGCTGTCGGCGCTGTGGGCAGCCGAGCTGCTGCACCGGGCCGGTGTGCCGGAGGGCGTGTTCGCCGTCGTCGTCGGTGACGGCGCGACCGTCGGTGGTGCCCTCGTGGACTCCTGCGACTACGTGTGCTTCACCGGCTCGACGGCAACCGGCCGGCGTGTCGCCGAGCAGGCTGCCCGCCGCCTCGTCGGCGCGTCGCTGGAGCTCGGCGGCAAGAACAGCCTCTACGTCACCGAGGACGTCGACGTCGAGGTCGCCGCGGAGGGCGCGGTCCGGGCGAGCTTCGCCAGCGCCGGGCAGCTGTGCGTGTCGACCGAGCGGCTGCTCGTGCACGAGGCGGTCGCGGACCGGTTCCTCGAGGCCTTCCTGCGCCGCGTGCGGGCCCTGCGCCTCGGACCCGGTCTGGACTTCGACGCCGACATGGGATCCCTGGTGTCCCGTCGCCAGCTCGACGCGGTGGCCGCCCACGTCGACGGCGCCGTCGCCGCCGGGGCCCGGGTGCTCGCGGGCGGTCGGGCCCGTCCTGACGTCGGTCCCCTGTTCTACGAGCCGACCGTGCTCGCCGACGTCCCGGCCGACAACCCGTGCTGGGTCGAGGAGACGTTCGGCCCGGTGGTGTCCGTGCGCGTCGTCGGCGGGGACGACGAGGCCGTCCGGGTCGCGAACGACACGGCGTACGGCCTCAACGCGAGCGTCTGGGTCCGCGACCTGCGCCGCGGGCGGGCGATCGCCCGACGGCTGCAGGCCGGCACCGTCAACGTCAACGAGGGGTACCTCACCGCGTGGACGGCCACCGGGGCGCCCATGGGCGGGATGAAGGACTCCGGACTGGGCCGCCGGCACGGCGCCGAGGGGCTGCTCAAGTACACCGAGTCCCAGACGATCGGCGTCCAGCGGATGGTCCACCGCGGCCTGGGGATGGGGCGGGTGTACGACCTGGACGGCGCCACCTACACCCGCGCGATGACGTGGGGGCTGCGTGCGCTCAAGATGCTGGGTGCCCGGTGA
- a CDS encoding DUF427 domain-containing protein — MMRAVWNGHVVAESDDTVVVEGNHYFPRSSLREDLLRPSATTTRCPWKGEASYYSLEADGRRSEDAVWYYPEPSPQAEMVRDRVAFWKDVRVED, encoded by the coding sequence CTGATGCGAGCAGTGTGGAACGGTCACGTCGTTGCCGAGAGCGACGACACCGTCGTCGTCGAGGGCAACCACTACTTCCCCCGGTCCTCGCTGCGGGAGGACCTGCTGCGGCCCTCGGCGACGACGACGCGCTGCCCGTGGAAGGGCGAGGCCTCGTACTACTCGCTGGAGGCCGACGGGCGGCGCAGCGAGGACGCCGTCTGGTACTACCCGGAGCCGAGCCCGCAGGCCGAGATGGTCCGCGACCGGGTGGCGTTCTGGAAGGACGTCCGGGTCGAGGACTAG
- a CDS encoding NAD(P)-dependent alcohol dehydrogenase, which yields MKAVRLHRYDERPVVEEVPEPTVERPFDVVVRVGGAGLCRTDLHIIEGQWASRSNVSLPYTLGHENAGWVHAVGPAVEHVQVGDAVILHPLVTCGFCRACRAGDDVHCEAQSFPGIDTDGGMAEYLRTSARSVVPLPAGVQPADVAALADAGLTAYHAVKKALPLLHPGSTCVVIGAGGLGHIGIQCLTALSATRVVVLDANPDALALTTGWGADETVLVDGSHVERVLELTDGHGAEVVLDFVGERGAERDAWAMTRRAGSHYVIGYGGTVEIPTIDVISTERNVIGNLVGSYNELVELMALAAAGKVVMQTTRYPLDAALDAMADLDAGRLRGRGILVP from the coding sequence ATGAAGGCGGTTCGCCTGCACCGGTACGACGAGCGCCCGGTGGTCGAGGAGGTTCCCGAGCCGACCGTCGAGCGACCGTTCGACGTGGTCGTGCGGGTCGGTGGCGCCGGCCTGTGCCGCACCGACCTGCACATCATCGAGGGCCAGTGGGCCAGCCGGAGCAACGTCTCCCTGCCCTACACGCTGGGGCACGAGAACGCCGGGTGGGTGCACGCCGTCGGTCCGGCCGTCGAGCACGTCCAGGTGGGGGACGCCGTCATCCTGCACCCGCTGGTGACGTGCGGCTTCTGCCGGGCGTGCCGCGCGGGGGACGACGTGCACTGCGAGGCGCAGTCCTTCCCCGGTATCGACACCGACGGCGGAATGGCCGAGTACCTCAGGACGTCGGCACGCTCGGTGGTCCCGCTGCCGGCCGGCGTGCAACCCGCGGACGTCGCAGCGCTCGCCGACGCGGGACTCACCGCCTACCACGCGGTGAAGAAGGCCCTGCCCCTGCTGCACCCGGGCAGCACGTGCGTCGTCATCGGCGCCGGCGGCCTCGGCCACATCGGCATCCAGTGCCTCACGGCGCTGAGCGCGACGCGGGTCGTGGTGCTCGACGCCAACCCCGACGCGCTGGCCCTGACGACCGGCTGGGGCGCCGACGAGACGGTGCTCGTCGACGGCTCGCACGTGGAGCGGGTGCTCGAGCTCACCGACGGCCACGGAGCCGAGGTGGTGCTGGACTTCGTCGGCGAGCGTGGCGCGGAGCGGGACGCCTGGGCGATGACCCGCCGGGCGGGGAGCCACTACGTCATCGGCTACGGAGGCACGGTCGAGATCCCGACGATCGACGTCATCTCCACCGAGCGCAACGTCATCGGCAACCTCGTCGGCAGCTACAACGAGCTCGTCGAGCTGATGGCGCTGGCGGCGGCGGGAAAGGTCGTCATGCAGACGACGAGGTACCCGCTCGACGCTGCCCTCGACGCGATGGCAGACCTGGACGCCGGTCGGCTACGGGGCCGAGGGATCCTCGTCCCCTGA
- a CDS encoding nuclear transport factor 2 family protein has protein sequence MTRTPEEVFAHHGQALGAEDLEEIVADYRDDAVLVVNKQVFRGKDGARQVFTQLLSDVPQAQWQLDTVFADDVLYLEWKATGGGRTVDNGVDTFVFADGLIRVQTVLYTAQPA, from the coding sequence ATGACCCGTACACCGGAAGAGGTCTTCGCGCACCACGGCCAGGCGCTCGGTGCGGAGGACCTCGAGGAGATCGTCGCCGACTACCGCGACGACGCGGTCCTCGTGGTGAACAAGCAGGTGTTCCGGGGCAAGGACGGCGCCCGACAGGTCTTCACCCAGCTGCTGAGCGACGTCCCCCAGGCGCAGTGGCAGCTCGACACCGTGTTCGCCGACGACGTCCTCTACCTGGAGTGGAAGGCCACCGGTGGTGGCCGCACGGTCGACAACGGCGTGGACACGTTCGTCTTCGCGGACGGCCTGATCCGCGTGCAGACGGTGCTGTACACCGCGCAGCCGGCCTAG
- a CDS encoding SURF1 family protein, which produces MLRTATRPHFIALLGVALAAATLFAYLGDWQLGRARDEAAREVREQTAGRGVVPLEDVLAPAEPLEGSDVRQLVRVTGVLDPDAAVRVPDRELDGRPGSWLVAPLAVDRPDETDGGTLAVVLGWLPDGARPLDVPAGRVTLEGRLEQSEPPVGGAGPGTRELPTVASADLVNVWDPPLYTAYLALTDTEPPLEPVPTVEPADGLALQNLSYALQWWLFAGFAVFFWWRLVRDAHERELEARAEAAAPEQAQSTS; this is translated from the coding sequence GTGCTCCGGACCGCCACGCGACCGCACTTCATCGCGCTGCTCGGCGTGGCCCTGGCGGCGGCCACGCTGTTCGCCTACCTCGGTGACTGGCAGCTCGGCCGGGCCCGGGACGAGGCCGCGCGCGAGGTCCGCGAGCAGACGGCCGGGCGCGGCGTCGTGCCGCTGGAGGACGTGCTCGCTCCCGCCGAGCCGCTCGAGGGCAGCGACGTCCGCCAGCTCGTCCGGGTGACCGGCGTGCTCGACCCGGACGCCGCGGTGCGCGTCCCCGACCGGGAGCTCGACGGCCGTCCCGGGTCCTGGCTCGTCGCCCCGCTCGCCGTCGACCGGCCGGACGAGACGGACGGCGGCACCCTGGCCGTCGTCCTGGGCTGGCTCCCGGACGGCGCGAGGCCCCTCGACGTCCCCGCCGGACGGGTCACCCTCGAGGGCCGCCTGGAGCAGAGCGAGCCGCCGGTCGGCGGCGCCGGCCCCGGCACCCGCGAGCTGCCCACCGTCGCCTCCGCCGACCTGGTCAACGTCTGGGACCCGCCGCTGTACACCGCCTACCTGGCGCTCACCGATACCGAGCCGCCGCTGGAGCCGGTGCCGACGGTCGAGCCCGCGGACGGGCTGGCCCTGCAGAACCTGTCCTACGCGCTGCAGTGGTGGCTGTTCGCCGGGTTCGCCGTGTTCTTCTGGTGGCGGCTGGTCCGGGACGCCCACGAGCGGGAGCTCGAGGCCCGCGCCGAGGCGGCCGCACCCGAGCAGGCACAATCGACGTCGTGA